A region from the Ammospiza nelsoni isolate bAmmNel1 chromosome 1, bAmmNel1.pri, whole genome shotgun sequence genome encodes:
- the FAM237B gene encoding protein FAM237B — protein sequence MSLFISKWLTSLFQGYCFPSPRSKTVSSSSMEFVWKRWWCLQLGCMLLVNLVYANLEYQKETPQSLREIDHQCWEVSSHGLVEMKKLKVADTVIALWDFMMFLKESPKPKHNDLFNDLAQNFWDMYVDCVLSRSHGMGRRQLTSPKYSSTYSHRTLGGSAFTNPF from the exons ATGTCTCTCTTTATCTCCAAGTGGCTGACTTCTCTTTTTCAAGGCTACTGCTTTCCATCTCCTCGCTCAAAGACT GTATCTTCTTCAAGTATGGAATTTGTGTGGAAACGATGGTGGTGTCTTCAGCTGGGCTGTATGTTATTAGTGAATTTGGTTTATGCCAATCTAGAGTATCAAAAAGAAACTCCTCAAAGCCTGCGTGAGATTGACCATCAGTGTTGGGAGGTATCGTCCCATGGGCTGGTGGAAATGAAGAAACTCAAGGTAGCAGATACAGTCATTGCTCTCTGGGACTTCATGATGTTCCTAAAGGAATCCCCTAAGCCCAAGCACAATGATCTCTTCAATGATTTAGCCCAGAACTTCTGGGACATGTATGTAGACTGTGTGCTCTCGAGATCCCATGGAATGGGCAGAAGACAATTAACATCTCCCAAATATTCTTCCACGTACTCACACAGAACTTTAGGAG GGTCTGCTTTCACCAATCCATTTTAG